In Iodobacter fluviatilis, one DNA window encodes the following:
- a CDS encoding YfgM family protein, with protein sequence MAFDLQEQEQIAEFKAWWDSWGKLISLGLLAALVAYAGWKGWNTYLASQSAKAGVIYAELDKQAQAKDLAKMKPAAEQLKKDYSGTAFAPRAALLLAKSSVEANDVPAAVAQLQWVITNAKEAGLRDVARLRLAAVQLDQKKFDDALATLKANEETSFAGLFFEAKGDVLLIKGDKAAARESYKQAVAKLPKEAPNVKFVEVKLEALGNS encoded by the coding sequence ATGGCTTTCGATCTACAAGAACAAGAACAAATTGCGGAATTCAAAGCGTGGTGGGACAGTTGGGGTAAGTTGATTTCTTTGGGCCTGCTGGCTGCTCTGGTGGCCTATGCTGGCTGGAAGGGCTGGAATACTTATCTGGCTTCGCAATCTGCTAAAGCAGGCGTTATTTATGCAGAGCTGGATAAGCAGGCACAGGCTAAAGATCTTGCGAAGATGAAGCCTGCGGCCGAGCAGTTAAAGAAAGACTATTCAGGCACTGCTTTTGCCCCTCGTGCGGCCTTACTTTTAGCTAAATCCAGTGTCGAGGCCAATGATGTGCCTGCTGCTGTGGCCCAGTTGCAGTGGGTGATTACGAATGCCAAAGAGGCTGGCTTGCGTGACGTGGCCCGTTTACGTCTTGCCGCAGTGCAGCTGGATCAGAAAAAGTTTGATGATGCACTGGCCACGCTGAAGGCAAACGAAGAAACAAGTTTTGCAGGTTTGTTTTTTGAAGCGAAAGGCGATGTATTGCTGATTAAGGGTGATAAGGCCGCTGCCCGTGAATCATATAAGCAAGCCGTGGCTAAATTGCCAAAAGAAGCACCTAACGTGAAGTTTGTGGAAGTGAAACTGGAAGCCCTGGGGAATTCTTAA